One Primulina huaijiensis isolate GDHJ02 chromosome 5, ASM1229523v2, whole genome shotgun sequence DNA segment encodes these proteins:
- the LOC140977105 gene encoding probable methyltransferase PMT16 has protein sequence MGGPPLPHYTPLSKPTANAASSYLKKPRLFSLALVTILCSLSYLFAVWKHGGTTTSTISKLGATIPCLISTSNKTRQTSSSTVILDFESHHAAADGGVGDDVSGVKIKKYPPCDLRYSEYTPCEDQKRSLKFERDRLIYRERHCPAKEELLKCRVPAPHGYKNPFKWPQSRDLVWYANVPHKELTVEKAVQNWIRFEGDRFRFPGGGTMFPNGADAYIDDIGKLINLKDGSIRTAIDTGCGVASWGAYLLSRNILTMSFAPRDTHEAQVQFALERGVPALIGVIASKRLPYPSRAFDMAHCSRCLIPWGEYDGAYLIEVDRVLRPGGYWILSGPPIRWRKYWKGWERSREDLNSEQMQIENVTRSLCWKKLVEKDDISIWQKPLNHFKCKKFKSLVKNPTFCPNDQNPDKSWYTNSETCLTRLPDVSTNEEVAGGGLEKWPNRLTALPPRISRGTINGVTSETFHQDLQLWKRRVSYYKTVNKQLGQKGRYRNVLDMNAFLGGFAANLIDDPLWVMNVVPVEAKVNTLGVIYERGLIGTYQSWCEAMSTYPRTYDLIHADSIFTLYKDRCGMEDILLEMDRILRPEGSLIIRDDVDILVKVKRIAYGLNWDTQIVDHEDGPLEREKLLFAVKLYWTA, from the exons ATGGGAGGTCCGCCCCTTCCTCACTACACTCCACTTTCCAAACCCACGGCCAATGCCGCCTCGTCCTACCTCAAGAAACCCAGACTCTTCTCCTTAGCCTTAGTCACAATCCTATGCTCCCTCTCCTACCTCTTCGCCGTCTGGAAACACGGCGGCACCACCACCTCTACCATCTCAAAGCTTGGCGCTACCATCCCATGCTTGATCTCCACCTCAAACAAAACCCGCCAGACCTCCTCCTCCACGGTTATACTCGACTTCGAGTCCCATCATGCCGCCGCGGACGGTGGCGTAGGGGACGATGTCTCCGGCGTGAAAATCAAGAAATACCCCCCATGTGACTTACGGTACAGTGAATACACCCCATGCGAGGACCAGAAAAGATCGCTGAAATTCGAGCGTGACAGGTTGATATACAGAGAGAGGCACTGTCCTGCGAAAGAGGAGTTATTGAAATGCCGGGTTCCGGCTCCACACGGATACAAAAACCCTTTCAAGTGGCCGCAGAGCAGGGATCTGGTGTGGTACGCAAATGTACCACACAAGGAATTGACCGTGGAGAAGGCGGTTCAGAATTGGATTCGGTTCGAGGGAGACCGGTTTAGGTTCCCTGGTGGAGGAACAATGTTTCCTAATGGCGCTGACGCTtacatcgatgatattggaaAGTTGATTAATTTGAAGGATGGCTCCATTCGGACCGCCATTGATACTGGTTGCGGG GTTGCGAGCTGGGGTGCTTATCTTTTATCAAGAAACATCCTCACGATGTCGTTTGCACCGAGGGACACACACGAAGCTCAGGTGCAATTCGCATTGGAACGAGGGGTTCCTGCGTTGATCGGCGTCATCGCCTCCAAGAGGCTACCATACCCGTCTAGGGCTTTCGACATGGCACATTGCTCGCGTTGCCTCATTCCCTGGGGCGAATATG ATGGTGCATACTTGATTGAAGTTGATCGTGTTTTAAGGCCGGGCGGGTATTGGATCCTCTCAGGTCCACCTATCCGTTGGAGAAAATACTGGAAAGGGTGGGAGAGGTCGAGGGAAGATTTGAATTCGGAGCAAATGCAAATTGAGAACGTAACAAGGAGCCTATGTTGGAAAAAGCTAGTCGAGAAGGATGATATCTCTATTTGGCAAAAGCCATTGAATCACTTCAAgtgcaaaaaatttaaatcactGGTCAAGAACCCCACGTTTTGCCCCAATGATCAGAACCCCGATAAATCTTG GTACACAAATTCAGAAACTTGCTTGACTCGTTTACCCGATGTTTCCACCAATGAGGAGGTAGCGGGCGGTGGGCTGGAAAAGTGGCCAAATCGTCTAACTGCCTTACCTCCTAGGATTAGTCGAGGAACGATAAATGGAGTGACCAGTGAAACTTTTCATCAGGACTTGCAACTGTGGAAGAGGAGGGTCTCGTATTATAAAACGGTCAATAAACAGCTAGGCCAAAAGGGAAGGTATCGCAACGTCCTTGATATGAACGCTTTCTTGGGTGGATTCGCTGCTAATTTGATCGACGATCCTCTTTGGGTGATGAACGTAGTTCCAGTCGAGGCTAAGGTCAACACACTCGGTGTCATCTACGAACGAGGATTGATTGGAACTTATCAGAGCtg GTGTGAAGCGATGTCAACTTATCCAAGAACGTACGATCTCATCCATGCTGATTCAATATTTACCCTCTACAAAGATAG ATGCGGAATGGAAGATATTTTATTAGAAATGGACAGGATTTTGAGACCCGAAGGAAGTTTGATTATTCGAGACGATGTAGATATATTGGTGAAGGTGAAAAGAATTGCATATGGATTGAATTGGGATACTCAAATTGTAGATCATGAAGATGGACCATTGGAGAGGGAGAAGCTTTTGTTTGCAGTGAAATTGTATTGGACAGCTTAG